Proteins from a genomic interval of Stenotrophomonas maltophilia:
- a CDS encoding DUF2939 domain-containing protein — MKKLTALAVLLVLALAAWWFGGPYMTVHGLSKAIEERDTARLERYVDFPRVRSSLRAQLNDYMVRQAGPDVAASPFGALLYGLADQLGGAAVDTMVTPTGIGAMLQGHVLWKRGRNELQGGDAFGPTEPARPLKNAEHHFEALDRFVIDVDRGPGQPPLKVVLEPQGLRWKVVDLQLGMSGSP, encoded by the coding sequence ATGAAGAAGCTCACTGCACTGGCTGTGCTGCTGGTCCTGGCCTTGGCTGCGTGGTGGTTCGGTGGCCCGTACATGACCGTGCATGGCCTGTCCAAGGCCATCGAAGAACGTGACACGGCGCGACTGGAACGCTACGTCGATTTCCCGCGCGTGCGCAGCAGCCTGCGCGCGCAGCTCAATGACTATATGGTGCGCCAGGCCGGCCCGGATGTAGCGGCCAGCCCGTTCGGCGCCCTGCTCTACGGCCTGGCCGACCAGCTCGGCGGTGCTGCGGTGGACACCATGGTGACCCCGACCGGCATCGGCGCGATGCTGCAGGGCCACGTGCTGTGGAAGCGCGGCCGCAATGAACTGCAGGGCGGCGATGCCTTCGGCCCGACCGAACCGGCACGGCCGTTGAAAAACGCCGAGCATCACTTTGAAGCGCTGGACCGCTTCGTGATCGACGTTGATCGCGGCCCGGGCCAGCCGCCGTTGAAGGTGGTGCTGGAACCGCAGGGCCTGCGCTGGAAGGTGGTGGACCTGCAGTTGGGGATGTCAGGCAGCCCTTGA
- a CDS encoding 5'-nucleotidase, whose amino-acid sequence MGDNSPRLLTVAVTSRALFDLEESHALFESDGVAAYAEFQRQHEDDILGPGVAFPVVRKLLALNQGASPENPRVEVILLSRNSADTGLRIFNSIQHYGLGIIRATFTAGEPTWPYVKPFGTDLFLSANPESVRSALRHGIAAATILPKPPGETAAAAADQIDTGRPAGQLRIAFDGDAVIFGDESERISREQGVEAFGRHERERAREPLSGGPFRGFLSALHTLQEVFPAGESAPIRTALVTARSAPAHERVIRTLREWGVRLDEALFLGGRHKGPFLQAFGADIFFDDSQHNIDSAREHVAAGHVPHGVANEG is encoded by the coding sequence ATGGGCGACAACTCCCCCCGTTTGCTGACCGTTGCGGTGACCTCGCGCGCCCTGTTCGACCTCGAGGAAAGCCACGCGCTGTTCGAGAGCGATGGCGTGGCGGCGTACGCCGAATTCCAGCGCCAGCACGAGGACGACATCCTCGGCCCCGGCGTGGCCTTCCCGGTGGTGCGCAAGCTGCTGGCGCTGAACCAGGGTGCCAGCCCGGAGAACCCGCGGGTCGAGGTGATCCTGCTGTCGCGCAACTCGGCCGATACCGGCCTGCGCATCTTCAATTCGATCCAGCACTACGGCCTGGGCATCATCCGCGCCACGTTCACTGCCGGTGAACCGACCTGGCCGTACGTGAAGCCATTCGGTACCGACCTGTTCCTGTCGGCCAACCCCGAATCGGTGCGCAGTGCGCTGCGTCATGGCATCGCCGCGGCCACCATCCTGCCCAAGCCGCCCGGCGAGACTGCAGCAGCAGCGGCCGACCAGATCGATACCGGTCGCCCGGCCGGGCAGCTGCGCATCGCCTTCGACGGTGACGCTGTGATCTTCGGCGACGAGAGCGAGCGCATCTCGCGCGAGCAGGGCGTGGAGGCGTTTGGCCGCCACGAGCGTGAACGCGCCCGCGAACCGCTCAGTGGTGGACCGTTCCGCGGCTTCCTTTCGGCGCTGCATACGCTGCAGGAAGTGTTCCCGGCCGGCGAGAGTGCGCCGATCCGTACCGCGCTGGTGACCGCGCGTTCGGCGCCGGCCCATGAGCGGGTGATCCGCACCCTGCGGGAGTGGGGTGTGCGCCTGGATGAGGCGCTGTTCCTTGGTGGGCGCCACAAGGGCCCCTTCCTGCAGGCCTTCGGCGCCGACATCTTCTTCGACGATTCGCAGCACAACATCGACAGTGCGCGCGAACACGTGGCCGCCGGCCATGTGCCGCATGGCGTCGCCAACGAGGGGTGA
- a CDS encoding DUF2461 domain-containing protein produces the protein MSTYFSDASFKFLRSLARHNDKAWFNDHRQQYEDHVRQPFLRLLGDLQPALAEVSEHFRADTRGVGGSLFRIHRDARFSNDKSPYKTWQGARLFHERRREVAAPSFYVHLQPGESFVGAGLWHPEPETQRRVRHFILDNPGSWKAAAHAPALRKRFDFEESEKLVRPPRGFPADFEFIDDLKHRNWVMWRSLDDATMTGPRLLSTLGKDLAGLGPFVDYLCAALDLEF, from the coding sequence GTGAGCACTTATTTCTCGGACGCCAGCTTCAAGTTCCTGCGCAGCCTTGCGCGGCACAACGACAAGGCCTGGTTCAACGATCACCGCCAGCAGTATGAAGACCACGTGCGGCAGCCGTTCCTGCGCCTGCTTGGCGACCTCCAGCCGGCGCTGGCCGAGGTCAGCGAACACTTCCGCGCCGATACCCGCGGCGTCGGTGGCTCGTTGTTCCGCATCCATCGTGACGCGCGTTTTTCCAACGACAAGTCGCCGTACAAGACCTGGCAGGGTGCACGCCTGTTCCATGAGCGCCGCCGCGAAGTGGCCGCGCCCTCGTTCTACGTGCACCTGCAGCCGGGCGAGAGCTTCGTCGGCGCTGGCCTGTGGCATCCAGAACCCGAGACGCAGCGCCGCGTGCGCCACTTCATTCTCGACAACCCGGGCAGCTGGAAGGCCGCCGCGCATGCTCCGGCGCTGCGCAAGCGCTTCGACTTCGAGGAGAGCGAGAAGCTGGTGCGCCCGCCACGTGGCTTCCCGGCCGACTTCGAATTCATTGACGACCTCAAGCACCGCAACTGGGTGATGTGGCGCTCGCTGGACGACGCCACCATGACCGGCCCGCGCCTGTTGTCCACGCTGGGCAAGGACCTGGCTGGGCTCGGCCCGTTCGTCGACTACCTGTGCGCGGCGCTGGACCTGGAGTTCTGA